The following coding sequences lie in one Silene latifolia isolate original U9 population chromosome 5, ASM4854445v1, whole genome shotgun sequence genomic window:
- the LOC141655620 gene encoding uncharacterized protein LOC141655620: MSSFADTDEQRNPEVTVLGFMRLVQEYNGYMQRVGGANCPRQEIGEVQWLKPDVGVIKINTDAVVLEDGSVGLGVVARDCHGGVLLVASKRVRAAWDVDVAESKAMAYGLELAYNNGFTQVVIESGALNVVRAVSKRVEVRSPLSLCIQEVQVLASNPICRGFCHIKRNGNTVAHLCARLCENIGDEQVYVTDFPEAVQVVADIDLI, from the exons ATGAGTAGTTTTGCTGATACG GATGAACAGAGGAATCCAGAGGTGACGGTGCTGGGCTTTATGCGACTGGTTCAAGAGTACAATGGGTATATGCAGCGGGTTGGAGGAGCAAATTGTCCGAGACAGGAAATAGGTGAGGTGCAATGGCTGAAGCCGGATGTGGGAGTGATAAAAATTAACACTGATGCGGTTGTCTTGGAGGATGGATCGGTGGGATTGGGGGTTGTGGCTCGAGACTGTCATGGGGGTGTGTTACTGGTGGCTAGCAAGAGGGTTCGTGCAGCGTGGGATGTTGATGTCGCTGAATCGAAAGCAATGGCTTATGGTCTCGAATTGGCATATAATAATGGCTTTACACAAGTCGTTATTGAGTCGGGTGCGCTCAACGTGGTACGGGCTGTGAGTAAAAGAGTGGAGGTGCGGAGTCCGCTTAGTCTTTGTATCCAAGAAGTACAGGTTTTAGCTTCTAATCCAATTTGTCGCGGCTTCTGTCATATTAAGCGTAACGGTAATACGGTAGCACATTTGTGTGCAAGATTATGTGAGAATATAGGGGATGAACAAGTCTATGTAACCGATTTTCCTGAGGCCGTCCAAGTTGTGGCGGATATCGATTTAATATAA